The following proteins are co-located in the Coleofasciculus chthonoplastes PCC 7420 genome:
- a CDS encoding formylglycine-generating enzyme family protein — MAIPQISNHTQPIRFILKRQQRQAKYFSENLGNGVMLEMVAIPGGTFLMGSPKTEEGHTENESPQHRVTVQPFFMGKYPVTQVQWQAIANLPQVNKVLDPDPSRFKGANRPVERISWYEAVEYVERLSQYTGRDYRLPCEAEWEYACRAGTTTPFHFGETITTDLANYNGNYIYGGGAKGKYLKETTPVGSFQVANAFGLYDMHGNVWEWCIDHWHDSYKDAPSDGQAWLIDDTKNHSRILRGGSWVNYPDFCRCAYRDGLDPDDGNYSYGFRVVYTAA; from the coding sequence ATGGCAATACCGCAAATCAGTAATCATACACAGCCGATTAGGTTCATTCTCAAGCGTCAGCAGCGACAGGCTAAATATTTCAGCGAAAACTTAGGGAATGGTGTCATGCTGGAAATGGTAGCGATTCCAGGGGGGACATTCCTCATGGGTTCACCCAAAACGGAAGAAGGTCATACAGAAAATGAAAGTCCGCAGCATCGGGTAACGGTTCAACCTTTTTTCATGGGTAAATACCCAGTCACTCAGGTGCAATGGCAAGCAATTGCTAATCTGCCTCAAGTCAATAAAGTGCTTGACCCTGACCCTTCTAGATTTAAAGGAGCCAACCGACCTGTTGAACGAATATCGTGGTATGAGGCAGTTGAATATGTAGAGCGCTTATCACAGTACACAGGACGAGACTACCGACTCCCCTGTGAAGCCGAGTGGGAATATGCCTGTCGTGCTGGAACGACCACACCATTTCATTTTGGCGAGACAATTACTACAGATTTAGCTAATTACAACGGCAACTATATTTATGGTGGGGGTGCTAAGGGTAAATATCTTAAGGAGACTACCCCCGTTGGCAGTTTTCAGGTTGCGAATGCCTTTGGTTTATATGACATGCACGGAAATGTATGGGAATGGTGTATTGACCATTGGCATGATAGTTATAAAGATGCGCCTTCAGATGGTCAAGCTTGGTTAATTGATGATACTAAAAACCATTCTCGGATATTACGTGGTGGTTCGTGGGTTAACTATCCAGATTTCTGTCGTTGTGCCTATCGCGACGGGCTCGACCCAGACGACGGGAACTACAGCTATGGGTTTCGGGTGGTCTATACTGCGGCGTAG
- a CDS encoding formylglycine-generating enzyme family protein — MIQQAIALLNQVGLELTAEEIADIFWLALQMGETESISESPSIPKTPLSERPITEDFSPETPPINLNPPTATASEPYAELYPSPPPASIPQSDSPPSASSPSPQLDSPPPSQLLPFETPAAPALRNPLAIARAIRPLMRKVPSRTETILDEEATARQIAEKNIWIPVLEPAPERWLELALVIEESSSLPIWQETITELQTLLERQGAFRDVRTWRLNANADESLYLLPGQGSATLKQRPRNPKELIDPSGRRLILLVSDCVSDIWRSGKIQTLLRRWANQNPVSVLQLLPESYWRRSGLGAGISVQLGAFAPGVPNSQLVIEEIPPWLEVNLATALPLPVVTLEPEPLAQWAQLVAGTGGTRMPGVLFDPVLMAAMAEEMEQTIASRSASELVQHFRATASPTARRLAGLMAAIPVTLPVVRLIQQTMLPESGQIHVAEVFMSGLLRPVVEGNGNLRDGENLSPNLSPARREALNAPLSVQQKRSILSPPPQSEPIYYDFQEGVRELLLDSIPISDTDEVLEQVSQFIARKAGVSIKSFTAFLSPYAKWDEMVQQQIAPFAQITRQVLRRLGGEYAALAEQLERRSPVIPDVSDKEASGFPPLQTFTFEEVTSTILQSFNFEVVTVDKQGQEIDRRQGQAQYFSEDLGNGVTLDMVAIPGGTFLMGSPETEEGHSKDESPQHPVTVQPFFMGKYPVTQAQWQAVAHLPQVNQTLNPDPSSFKGANRPIEQVSYFDCVEFCARLSQYTGQDYRLPSEAEWEYACRAGTTTPFHFGETITTDLANYKGEYTYGLGSKGKYRRETTPVDSFEVANTFGLYDMHGNVWEWCADHWHDHYNTAPPDGKAWLSDNENNSRLLRGGSWYNYPVYCRCAYRIRDMPVVTYYLFGFRVVCTVA, encoded by the coding sequence ATGATTCAACAGGCGATCGCACTTCTCAATCAGGTTGGCTTGGAACTTACGGCAGAAGAGATTGCCGATATCTTTTGGTTGGCGCTGCAAATGGGGGAAACTGAATCCATCTCCGAGTCTCCATCGATTCCGAAAACGCCCTTATCTGAACGCCCCATAACTGAAGACTTCTCCCCAGAAACGCCGCCGATAAATCTAAATCCGCCAACGGCTACAGCTAGCGAACCCTACGCTGAACTCTATCCCTCTCCTCCACCTGCTTCTATCCCCCAATCTGATTCTCCCCCATCTGCTTCTTCTCCATCGCCTCAGCTAGATTCTCCCCCACCGTCTCAACTCCTTCCCTTTGAAACACCCGCCGCCCCCGCCTTGCGGAATCCCTTAGCCATCGCCCGGGCAATTCGTCCCCTGATGCGGAAAGTTCCATCTCGTACTGAAACCATCCTGGATGAAGAAGCCACAGCCAGACAAATTGCCGAAAAAAATATCTGGATTCCGGTGCTAGAACCTGCACCCGAACGCTGGTTAGAATTAGCGCTGGTTATCGAGGAATCGAGTTCCCTCCCAATTTGGCAAGAAACGATTACAGAATTGCAAACACTGCTGGAACGCCAGGGTGCCTTTCGCGATGTTCGCACCTGGCGCTTAAATGCTAATGCTGATGAATCATTGTACCTCTTGCCGGGACAGGGTTCAGCCACACTCAAACAACGCCCCCGCAATCCCAAGGAATTGATTGATCCCTCAGGGCGGCGGTTAATTCTCCTGGTTAGCGACTGTGTATCGGATATCTGGCGTTCAGGCAAAATCCAGACTCTATTGCGGCGGTGGGCGAATCAGAATCCGGTGTCTGTGCTTCAGTTATTACCCGAATCCTATTGGAGACGCAGTGGTTTAGGTGCAGGGATTTCTGTGCAACTGGGGGCGTTTGCACCAGGGGTTCCTAATTCTCAACTGGTGATTGAAGAGATACCCCCTTGGCTGGAGGTGAATTTAGCCACAGCATTACCGTTACCTGTGGTAACACTGGAGCCTGAACCCTTGGCGCAGTGGGCGCAGTTGGTGGCGGGTACAGGGGGAACGCGGATGCCAGGAGTTTTGTTTGATCCGGTGTTAATGGCGGCGATGGCAGAGGAGATGGAACAGACAATCGCCTCACGTTCAGCATCAGAGTTAGTCCAGCACTTTCGGGCAACCGCCTCTCCCACCGCCCGACGCTTGGCTGGGTTGATGGCGGCGATTCCGGTAACGTTGCCTGTGGTGCGTCTGATTCAGCAAACCATGCTACCCGAATCGGGGCAAATTCATGTTGCTGAAGTGTTTATGAGTGGGTTATTGCGTCCCGTTGTAGAAGGGAATGGTAATTTACGGGATGGGGAAAACCTCTCTCCAAACCTCTCTCCTGCAAGGAGAGAGGCTTTGAATGCTCCCCTTTCCGTGCAACAAAAGCGAAGCATCCTTTCTCCTCCCCCGCAATCTGAACCCATTTACTATGACTTCCAAGAGGGAGTGCGAGAATTGCTGCTGGATTCTATTCCTATTTCCGATACCGATGAAGTGTTGGAACAAGTCTCTCAGTTTATCGCCCGTAAAGCCGGGGTTTCGATTAAGAGTTTTACCGCGTTCCTATCGCCTTATGCCAAATGGGATGAAATGGTGCAGCAGCAGATTGCGCCCTTTGCCCAGATTACCCGTCAGGTGCTGCGGCGGTTGGGAGGAGAGTATGCGGCGTTAGCGGAGCAGTTGGAACGACGTTCTCCGGTTATTCCAGATGTCTCAGATAAGGAGGCTTCTGGATTTCCTCCCTTACAAACCTTTACGTTTGAAGAAGTCACCTCAACCATCTTACAATCTTTTAATTTTGAAGTGGTTACGGTTGATAAACAGGGACAGGAAATTGACCGCCGTCAGGGGCAAGCGCAATATTTCAGCGAGGATTTGGGGAATGGCGTCACCCTGGATATGGTGGCGATTCCGGGGGGGACATTCCTCATGGGTTCGCCTGAAACTGAAGAAGGGCATTCTAAGGATGAAAGTCCGCAGCATCCAGTAACAGTTCAACCCTTTTTCATGGGGAAATACCCAGTCACTCAGGCGCAATGGCAAGCAGTTGCTCATCTACCTCAAGTGAATCAGACACTCAACCCTGACCCTTCTAGCTTTAAAGGAGCCAATCGACCGATTGAGCAAGTATCGTATTTTGATTGTGTAGAGTTTTGTGCGCGGTTGTCGCAGTATACAGGACAAGACTACCGACTTCCTAGTGAGGCAGAGTGGGAATATGCCTGTCGTGCTGGAACAACAACGCCGTTTCATTTTGGTGAAACAATTACAACCGACTTGGCAAATTACAAAGGTGAATACACATACGGTTTAGGTTCCAAGGGTAAGTATCGTCGTGAAACTACACCTGTGGATAGTTTTGAGGTGGCAAACACTTTTGGCTTATACGATATGCATGGAAATGTATGGGAATGGTGTGCTGACCACTGGCACGATCACTATAATACTGCCCCACCAGATGGTAAAGCTTGGTTATCTGACAATGAGAATAATTCTCGGCTGCTGCGTGGTGGTTCATGGTACAACTATCCAGTTTACTGCCGTTGTGCCTATCGCATCAGGGACATGCCAGTCGTCACGTACTACCTCTTCGGGTTTCGGGTTGTTTGTACTGTGGCATAG
- a CDS encoding formylglycine-generating enzyme family protein, with product MITIISVATYLGLLYRLPSEAEWEYACRAGTTTPFHFGETITTEYANYRGTDRHIGETLYRGSYGHGFKGEYRKHTTSVKKFGVANAFGLYDMHGNVWEWCADHWHDNYKEAPSDSKAWLFDDDNNTRLLRGGSWNSYPSFCRCAERDWFSPNFRDHNIGFRVVCSAA from the coding sequence ATTATTACTATTATATCTGTTGCGACCTATTTAGGGCTGCTATATCGACTCCCCAGTGAAGCGGAATGGGAATATGCTTGTCGTGCTGGGACAACAACACCCTTTCATTTTGGCGAGACAATTACTACTGAATACGCCAATTATCGAGGGACTGATAGGCATATTGGTGAAACTTTGTATAGAGGCTCGTATGGTCATGGTTTCAAAGGAGAATATCGCAAACACACAACCTCAGTGAAAAAATTTGGCGTAGCTAATGCCTTTGGACTCTATGATATGCATGGGAATGTATGGGAGTGGTGTGCTGACCATTGGCACGATAACTATAAAGAGGCTCCGTCAGATAGTAAAGCTTGGCTATTTGATGATGATAATAATACTCGTCTGTTGCGCGGTGGTTCGTGGAACAGCTATCCTAGTTTCTGTCGTTGTGCTGAGCGCGACTGGTTCTCGCCTAACTTCAGAGATCACAACATTGGGTTTCGGGTTGTTTGTTCGGCGGCGTGA
- a CDS encoding formylglycine-generating enzyme family protein, translating into MVTPQISNQLQPIRFIVKRQQRQAQYFNEDLGNGVILEMVAIPGGTFLMGSPEMEEGHRDNESPQHRVTVQPFFMGKYPVTQAQWQAVANLPQLNQKLDPDPSRFKGVKQPIEQVSWFDCVEFCERLSQYTGRDYSNPK; encoded by the coding sequence ATGGTGACACCGCAAATCAGTAATCAGTTACAACCGATTAGGTTCATCGTCAAGCGTCAGCAGCGACAGGCTCAATATTTCAATGAAGACTTAGGAAATGGCGTCATCTTGGAAATGGTGGCGATTCCCGGTGGGACATTCCTTATGGGTTCCCCCGAAATGGAAGAAGGACACAGAGATAATGAAAGTCCGCAGCATCGGGTAACAGTTCAACCTTTCTTCATGGGTAAATACCCAGTCACTCAGGCGCAATGGCAAGCAGTTGCTAATCTACCTCAACTTAATCAAAAACTTGACCCTGACCCTTCTAGATTTAAAGGAGTTAAGCAACCGATTGAGCAAGTATCCTGGTTTGATTGTGTAGAGTTTTGTGAGCGCTTATCACAGTACACAGGACGAGACTATAGCAATCCTAAATAG
- a CDS encoding formylglycine-generating enzyme family protein codes for MATPQISNQGQPIRFIVKRQQRQAQYFSEDLGNGVILEMVKIPGGTFLMGSPETEEGYTENESPQHQVTVQPFFMGKYPVTQAQWQAITNLPQVNRKLDPNPSGFKGANRPVERVSWYDSVEYVERLSKYTERDYRLPSEAEWEYACRAGTTTPFHFGETITTDLANYNGNYIYGAGVKGIYREETTPVGNFQVANAFGLYDIHGNVWEWCADHWHDNYHNAPLDGQAWLFDDQSNCRMVRGGSWYNGSGLCRCAFRFKVKPDRRYDFFGFRVVYTAG; via the coding sequence ATGGCAACACCGCAAATCAGTAATCAGGGACAGCCGATTAGGTTCATTGTTAAGCGTCAGCAGCGACAGGCTCAATATTTCAGCGAAGACTTAGGTAATGGCGTCATCTTGGAAATGGTGAAGATTCCGGGTGGAACATTCCTTATGGGTTCGCCAGAAACGGAAGAAGGTTATACAGAAAATGAAAGTCCGCAGCATCAGGTAACAGTTCAGCCTTTCTTCATGGGGAAATACCCGGTAACTCAGGCGCAATGGCAGGCGATTACCAATCTACCTCAAGTGAATCGAAAACTCGACCCTAACCCTTCTGGATTCAAAGGAGCCAACCGACCTGTGGAACGAGTATCGTGGTATGACTCGGTTGAGTATGTAGAGCGGTTGTCGAAGTACACAGAACGAGACTACCGACTTCCCAGTGAGGCAGAATGGGAGTATGCCTGTCGTGCTGGGACAACAACGCCGTTTCATTTTGGCGAGACGATTACTACCGATTTAGCCAATTACAACGGTAACTATATTTATGGCGCAGGTGTCAAGGGTATTTATCGTGAGGAAACCACGCCTGTAGGAAATTTTCAGGTTGCTAACGCCTTTGGTTTATACGACATACATGGGAACGTGTGGGAATGGTGCGCTGACCATTGGCACGATAACTATCATAATGCGCCACTCGATGGTCAAGCTTGGTTATTTGATGATCAGAGTAATTGTCGGATGGTGCGTGGTGGTTCTTGGTACAACGGTTCAGGACTCTGCCGTTGTGCCTTTCGCTTCAAGGTCAAGCCAGACCGCAGATACGACTTCTTCGGGTTTCGGGTTGTTTATACTGCGGGGTAG
- a CDS encoding AAA family ATPase, with protein MNNEQSKNWQIFQGAGTPHSEINRLPPPPSWRQFDGLADGATAAKKQQRGATFQARPEEIELVNAALYLRRPLLVTGKPGTGKTSLAYAIAYELQLGEVLRWSITTRTNLNDGLYRYDAIGRLQDAQGKGEDNLEEIGQYIRLGPLGTALLPSDKPRVLLIDEIDKSDIDLPNDLLHIFEEGEFEIPELVRIAGRLEQVEVRTAYTDETEATAKDFKTVISKGRVRCQAFPFVILTNNGERDFPPPFLRRCLRLNMREPNQDELTRIVKAHLGEKVTDKAKGLIAHFLKKREQGDLATDQLLNAIYLLTRERIPSGQEKAKLVEQLLKYLSSTED; from the coding sequence ATGAACAATGAGCAATCAAAAAATTGGCAAATATTTCAGGGAGCAGGAACTCCCCACAGCGAAATAAATCGCCTTCCGCCCCCTCCAAGCTGGCGTCAATTTGATGGACTCGCTGATGGTGCTACCGCCGCCAAAAAGCAGCAACGGGGGGCTACGTTTCAGGCGCGTCCAGAGGAAATTGAACTCGTTAATGCGGCACTTTATTTACGACGCCCTCTATTAGTCACTGGAAAACCGGGAACGGGAAAAACATCACTGGCTTATGCGATCGCGTATGAATTACAATTAGGAGAAGTCTTAAGGTGGTCAATTACCACGCGCACCAATCTCAATGATGGACTTTACCGCTATGATGCCATTGGTCGCTTACAAGATGCTCAGGGTAAGGGTGAAGATAACTTGGAGGAGATTGGTCAGTATATCCGGTTGGGTCCTCTGGGAACGGCTTTGCTCCCCTCTGATAAACCCAGGGTATTACTAATTGATGAAATTGACAAAAGTGATATTGATTTACCCAACGACTTACTGCATATTTTTGAGGAAGGGGAGTTTGAGATTCCAGAGTTGGTTCGGATTGCGGGGCGATTAGAACAAGTGGAAGTTCGCACCGCTTATACTGATGAGACGGAGGCAACGGCAAAGGACTTCAAGACAGTTATTAGCAAAGGACGAGTTCGCTGTCAAGCTTTTCCGTTTGTGATTTTAACCAATAATGGAGAGCGAGATTTTCCACCCCCGTTTTTACGTCGCTGTTTGCGGCTGAATATGAGGGAACCCAATCAGGATGAACTCACCCGAATTGTTAAAGCGCATCTGGGTGAAAAAGTGACGGATAAAGCTAAGGGTTTGATTGCCCATTTTTTAAAGAAGCGAGAACAGGGAGATTTGGCGACGGATCAGTTACTTAATGCGATTTATTTATTAACCCGTGAACGTATACCATCGGGTCAAGAAAAAGCCAAGTTAGTTGAGCAATTGCTCAAGTATTTGAGTAGCACAGAGGATTGA
- a CDS encoding IS630 family transposase: MNIIDELANFINQTKETKEIKRALAVKMILEGKSYREVKEILKVSHSFISQWKNQALFQGVESLKLQYKGRAGYLKSEEKEQTIQWLREQDYLRLSDLQKYLQEQYNVVFESNQSYYSLFKEAQVSWKKTQKKNPAKNDELVKAKKKEIEARLEKWKPEIEAGSRTVLMLDECHLLWGDLLGYAWGRTDARIEVPLKNEKERQTYYGALDYQTKEFIVKEYKSGNSENTIDFIEYLQRKRPGKKLSIFWDGATYHDSKQFREYLKTINQDLSEEDWLISCTKFAPNAPEQNPVEDIWLQVKTFIRQFYHLCSSFKIVKWLFKFFADGQIFDFPKIFQYGKLPQSI, from the coding sequence ATGAACATTATAGATGAATTGGCTAATTTTATCAATCAGACAAAAGAGACCAAAGAAATTAAAAGAGCCTTGGCGGTAAAAATGATTTTGGAAGGAAAATCTTATCGTGAAGTCAAAGAAATATTAAAAGTTTCTCACAGTTTTATCAGCCAATGGAAAAATCAAGCGCTTTTTCAGGGTGTAGAAAGTTTAAAGCTTCAATATAAAGGTAGAGCAGGTTACTTAAAATCTGAAGAAAAAGAGCAAACAATTCAGTGGTTGAGAGAACAAGATTATCTAAGATTATCAGACTTGCAGAAGTATTTGCAGGAGCAATATAATGTAGTTTTTGAGTCCAATCAAAGTTATTATAGCTTATTTAAAGAGGCTCAAGTGAGTTGGAAAAAGACTCAAAAAAAGAATCCGGCTAAAAATGATGAATTAGTCAAAGCTAAAAAAAAAGAAATAGAGGCAAGGCTAGAAAAATGGAAACCGGAAATAGAAGCTGGAAGCCGGACGGTGCTTATGCTTGACGAATGTCATCTGCTGTGGGGTGATTTGTTAGGTTATGCGTGGGGAAGAACAGATGCAAGAATAGAAGTCCCTCTCAAAAATGAAAAAGAAAGACAGACTTATTATGGGGCTTTAGATTATCAAACCAAAGAGTTTATAGTCAAAGAATATAAAAGTGGAAACAGCGAAAATACAATCGATTTCATCGAATATTTACAAAGGAAACGACCCGGGAAAAAATTATCGATATTTTGGGATGGTGCAACTTACCATGATTCCAAGCAGTTTCGAGAATACTTAAAGACAATTAATCAAGATTTATCAGAGGAAGACTGGTTGATAAGTTGTACAAAATTTGCTCCGAACGCTCCCGAACAAAATCCAGTCGAAGATATTTGGTTGCAAGTTAAAACTTTCATTAGACAATTTTATCATCTTTGCAGCTCTTTTAAAATAGTTAAGTGGTTATTTAAGTTTTTTGCTGATGGTCAAATATTCGATTTTCCCAAAATATTTCAGTATGGAAAATTGCCACAATCTATTTAG
- a CDS encoding formylglycine-generating enzyme family protein → MAIPQISNQGQPIRFIVKRKQRQAQYFSEDLGHGVTLEMVAIPGGTFLMGSLETEEGHRDNESPQHWVTVQPFFMGKYPVTQAQWRTVANLPQLNQKLDPDPSGFKGANRPVELVSWYEAVEYVKRLSQYTGRDYRLPSEAEWEYACRAGTTTPFHFGETITTGYANYRGTDRHIGETVYRGSYGHGFKGEYRQQTTPVDKFGVANAFGLYDMHGNVWEWCADPWHDNYADAPTDSRVWEDNNTNHYRLLRGGSWSSYPSHCRCAYRGGNKPDNGGVSSIGFRLVCSAA, encoded by the coding sequence ATGGCAATACCACAAATCAGTAATCAGGGACAGCCAATTAGATTCATCGTCAAGCGCAAGCAACGACAGGCTCAATATTTCAGCGAAGATTTGGGTCATGGCGTCACCTTGGAAATGGTAGCGATTCCAGGAGGCACATTCCTCATGGGTTCGCTAGAAACGGAAGAAGGACACAGAGATAATGAAAGTCCGCAGCATTGGGTAACGGTTCAGCCTTTTTTCATGGGTAAATATCCAGTTACTCAAGCACAATGGCGAACAGTCGCGAATCTACCTCAACTTAATCAAAAACTTGACCCTGACCCTTCTGGATTCAAAGGAGCCAACCGACCTGTAGAACTAGTATCGTGGTATGAGGCGGTTGAGTATGTAAAGCGCTTATCACAGTACACAGGACGAGACTATCGACTCCCCAGTGAAGCGGAATGGGAATATGCTTGTCGTGCTGGGACAACAACACCTTTTCATTTTGGCGAGACAATTACTACTGGATACGCTAACTACCGAGGGACTGATAGGCATATTGGTGAAACTGTGTATAGAGGGTCGTATGGTCATGGTTTCAAGGGAGAATATCGCCAACAAACAACTCCAGTGGACAAATTTGGCGTAGCTAATGCCTTTGGACTCTATGATATGCATGGGAATGTATGGGAGTGGTGTGCTGATCCTTGGCACGATAACTATGCTGATGCGCCGACAGATAGTAGGGTGTGGGAGGATAATAACACCAACCATTATAGATTGTTGCGGGGCGGTTCTTGGAGCAGCTATCCCAGTCACTGTCGTTGTGCATATCGCGGCGGAAACAAGCCAGACAACGGGGGCGTATCTAGTATCGGTTTTCGGCTGGTATGTAGTGCGGCGTGA
- a CDS encoding formylglycine-generating enzyme family protein has protein sequence MAIPQISNQGQTIRFIVKRQQRQAQYFSEDLGNGVTLEMVAIPGGTFLMGSPETEEGHRDNESPQHRVTVQSFFMGKYPRTTSLNTAVVLLASDLCQSVGTTTSGLGSFVRRRRLFSS, from the coding sequence ATGGCAATACCGCAAATCAGTAATCAGGGACAGACGATTAGGTTCATCGTCAAGCGTCAGCAGCGACAGGCTCAATATTTCAGTGAAGACTTGGGCAATGGCGTCACCCTGGAAATGGTGGCGATTCCTGGTGGAACATTCCTTATGGGTTCCCCGGAAACGGAAGAAGGACACAGAGATAATGAAAGTCCGCAGCATCGGGTTACAGTTCAATCTTTTTTCATGGGGAAATACCCAAGAACTACGAGCTTGAATACTGCCGTTGTGCTTCTCGCCTCAGACCTCTGCCAGTCAGTAGGGACAACGACATCGGGTTTAGGGTCGTTTGTGCGGCGTCGTAGACTCTTTAGCTCTTGA
- a CDS encoding formylglycine-generating enzyme family protein, with the protein MVKPQTSNQEQPIRFIVKRQQRQAQYFSEGLGNGVILEMVKIPGGTFLMGSPETEEGHTDNESPQHRVTVQPFFMGKYPVTQAQWRVVANLPQVNQKLDPNPSGFKGVNRPVEKVSWYDSVEFCQRLSQYTGLDYRLPSEAEWEYACRAGTTTPFHFGKTITTDLANYDGNDIDSEDAKGKYLEETTPVGSFQVANAFGLFDMHGNVWEWCADHWHDSYKNAPSNGQVWLVNDNDNYHRLLRGGSWGNLLRYCRCAVRFRFEPVVRSNYIGFRLVCTAA; encoded by the coding sequence ATGGTGAAACCCCAAACCAGTAATCAGGAACAGCCGATTAGATTCATAGTCAAGCGCCAGCAGCGACAGGCTCAATATTTCAGTGAAGGCTTAGGGAATGGCGTCATCTTGGAAATGGTGAAGATTCCGGGTGGAACATTTCTTATGGGTTCCCCCGAAACGGAAGAAGGACACACAGATAATGAAAGTCCGCAGCATCGGGTAACAGTTCAGCCTTTTTTCATGGGCAAATACCCCGTGACTCAGGCACAATGGCGGGTAGTTGCCAATCTACCTCAAGTTAATCAAAAACTTGACCCTAATCCTTCTGGATTCAAAGGAGTCAACCGACCTGTCGAAAAAGTATCTTGGTATGATTCAGTTGAGTTTTGCCAGCGCCTGTCCCAGTATACAGGACTTGACTACCGACTTCCCAGTGAGGCCGAGTGGGAATATGCCTGTCGTGCCGGGACAACAACGCCCTTTCATTTTGGTAAGACGATTACTACTGATTTAGCGAATTACGACGGTAACGATATTGATAGTGAGGATGCCAAGGGTAAGTATCTTGAGGAGACTACCCCAGTAGGAAGTTTTCAGGTTGCTAACGCCTTTGGCTTATTTGATATGCACGGAAATGTGTGGGAATGGTGTGCTGATCATTGGCATGATAGTTATAAAAATGCGCCGTCAAATGGTCAAGTTTGGCTAGTTAATGATAATGATAATTATCATCGGCTGTTACGTGGTGGTTCGTGGGGCAATCTTCTCAGGTACTGTCGCTGTGCCGTTCGCTTCAGGTTTGAGCCAGTCGTCAGGAGCAACTACATCGGGTTTCGCCTTGTTTGTACTGCGGCGTAG